A region of Muntiacus reevesi chromosome 11, mMunRee1.1, whole genome shotgun sequence DNA encodes the following proteins:
- the LOC136144033 gene encoding small ribosomal subunit protein bS18m-like isoform X1, which produces MVAMVALCSGLGKRKLMHFATAVVCLTNPGTHAVLWRRSCSQYKQVTSNGDLLLSQFISPFTGCIYGMHITGLCGKKQKEITKVIKRAQILGFMPVIYKDPAYLKDPKICNVKYRE; this is translated from the exons ATGGTCGCTATGGTAGCTCTTTGCAGTGGGCTAGGGAAGAGAAAGTTGATGCATTTTGCAACGGCTGTTGTCTGCCTTACAAATCCTGGGACTCATGCAGTGCTGTGGAGAAGAAGTTGTTCACAATATAAACAGGTAACCAGCAACGGGGACCTGC TCTTATCCcagtttatttctccatttaCTGGATGCATTTATGGAATGCACATAACAGGCCTTTGtgggaagaaacaaaaagaaatcacaaaagtaATTAAGAGAGCTCAAATACTGGGGTTTATGCCAGTTATATACAAGGATCCTGCCTATCTTAAAGACCCTAAAATTTGTAACGTCAAATACAGGGAGTAA
- the LOC136144033 gene encoding small ribosomal subunit protein bS18m-like isoform X2: protein MVAMVALCSGLGKRKLMHFATAVVCLTNPGTHAVLWRRSCSQYKQVTSNGDLAFVGRNKKKSQK, encoded by the exons ATGGTCGCTATGGTAGCTCTTTGCAGTGGGCTAGGGAAGAGAAAGTTGATGCATTTTGCAACGGCTGTTGTCTGCCTTACAAATCCTGGGACTCATGCAGTGCTGTGGAGAAGAAGTTGTTCACAATATAAACAGGTAACCAGCAACGGGGACCT GGCCTTTGtgggaagaaacaaaaagaaatcacaaaagtaA